In Plasmodium malariae genome assembly, chromosome: 11, the following proteins share a genomic window:
- the PmUG01_11014400 gene encoding Plasmodium exported protein, unknown function codes for MEQKNKLLVFIIIFMFMFLCCVRYINNDMNKFNLHLGDTYNFHKKLDTRTYRLLSKYRPIKDSSTVFLKEKMQKNEMHEERDAFNDVEVTRRRNKHSSKHSLNNIEGYVPYRKCKSNVCTERDSYFEKRILDKIYYTNNIRYAVNSDINFLKRCKKNKIYFLYVLFILFVVRLILGVPSMFPKNVVGNKILSGTFGLSFEIICTIMTFIFILAAIYIWRKIKKYDKILHVKSKMNKSQYRHFPKIGF; via the exons ATGgagcaaaaaaataagttactggtttttataataatttttatgtttatgtttttatgttGTGTGCGCTATATAAACAATGATAtg aATAAGTTTAATTTACATTTGGGTGACACTTACAATTTTCATAAGAAATTAGATACAAGAACTTATAGATTACTATCAAAATATAGACCTATTAAGGATTCAAGTactgtatttttaaaagaaaagatgcaaaaaaatgaaatgcaTGAGGAAAGAGATGCATTTAATGATGTTGAAGTGAcaagaagaagaaataaacaTTCTAGTAAACATTcgttaaataatatagagGGCTATGTACCATATAGGAAATGTAAATCTAATGTATGTACAGAAAGAGAttcatattttgaaaaaagaatattagacaaaatatattatacaaataatattaggTATGCTGTGAATTctgatattaattttttaaaaaggtgtaaaaaaaacaaaatatactttttatatgttttatttatcttaTTCGTAGTACGTCTAATACTAGGTGTTCCTTCAATGTTTCCTAAAAATGTTGTTGGTAATAAAATACTTTCAGGAACTTTTGGATTATCATTTGAAATAATATGTACTATAAtgacttttatatttatactggCGGCTATCTATATCTGgagaaagataaaaaaatacgataaaatattacatgtaaaaagtaaaatgaataaaagtCAATATCGTCATTTCCCTAAAATaggtttttaa
- the PmUG01_11014200 gene encoding Plasmodium exported protein, unknown function codes for MKGNIKYFILVKTTIFIIFNFIYSYIYNLCNSDEYLYDRNCECIILNSRNNRILSEDKNKTIKLGYKHKLHLNKNDYLKNKKYSAESDCSGRSVSKKKYNSKFAAKSLVKKCTSVICKPYTTIYTFFEKLLYRVFCIIYKYRKSRDPSQKKSLKRSVFISTALIFVLPVILFLTASVIYILDQFFSQTWKDLIPLNGTDNFLYYLRENAKFIALSTSILSVSMVIFILVKFLKYVIEVNKNELKS; via the exons ATGAAAGggaatattaaatattttattttagttaaaactacaatatttatcatttttaatttcatctactcttatatttataatttg tGTAATTCTGATGAATATTTATACGATAGAAACTGTGAATGTATCATATTAAATTCAAgaaataatagaatattaTCAGAAGATAAGAATAAAACAATCAAGTTGGGATACAAACATAAATTACATCTAAacaaaaatgattatttaaaaaataaaaaatactctGCTGAATCAGATTGCAGTGGAAGAAGCgtatctaaaaaaaaatataattcaaaatttgCAGCCAAATCATTAGTTAAAAAATGTACGTCTGTTATATGTAAACCATATACAacaatatatactttttttgaaaaactattatatagggtattttgtattatatataaatataggaAAAGTAGAGATCCTTCTcagaaaaaaagtttaaaacgTTCTGTATTTATAAGTACAGCTTTGATATTTGTTCTACCagtaatactttttttaacagcatctgtaatatatattttagatcAATTTTTCTCCCAAACTTGGAAGGATCTTATTCCACTTAATGGAACagacaattttttatattatctacGTGAAAATGCAAAGTTCATTGCATTATCAACATCTATATTAAGTGTTTCAAtggttatttttattctcgtaaaattcttaaaatatgtaattgaagtaaataaaaatgaacttAAATCTTAG
- the PmUG01_11014300 gene encoding Plasmodium exported protein, unknown function, whose translation MYVKMIFFISVKTIIFMYFIWMYSYFCNKYNFDKILDIKNIENIALYARNYRLLSKFKKKKKKVSLAHNLRRNGYYYMRNKESNCEIENYDNNCKTEYYEKFKSKNKSNSRVEATKLLKKKICVLCKPFVKLDNMFEKLIYGGFAAIYKYRKCTDSIQKKSLKCSACKSAVLTFAVPSICFFTVLSLLLLVCPPLGKLVLGENSQYFHDFMTKCGIQAFLLSLFILSITVVIYILVKFINYVIEIGDEIEN comes from the exons atgtatgtaaaaatgatattttttatttcagttaaaactattatatttatgtatttcatTTGGATGTATTCATATTTCTGTAATAag tataactttgataaaatattagatataaaaaatattgagaATATAGCACTATATGCAAGAAATTATAGATTATTATctaaatttaagaaaaaaaagaaaaaagtatcATTAGCACATAACTTACGTAGAAATGGATATTACTATATgagaaataaagaaagtaATTgtgaaatagaaaattatgataacAATTGTAAAACAGAATactatgaaaaatttaaatctaaaaataaaagtaattcAAGAGTTGAGGCAACAAAATTattgaagaagaaaatatgcGTATTATGTAAACCATTTGTTAAATTAGATAATATGTTCGAAAAGTTAATTTATGGAGGATTTGCtgctatatataaatacagaaAATGTACAGATTCTATACAGAAAAAGAGTTTAAAATGTTCAGCTTGTAAGAGTGCGGTTTTAACTTTTGCTGTACCGtcaatatgtttttttacaGTACTTTCATTACTTTTGTTAGTTTGTCCTCCGCTAGGTAAACTAGTATTGGGGGAAAATAGTCAATATTTTCATGACTTTATGACAAAATGTGGAATCCAAGCTTTTTTATTGtcgttatttatattaagtaTCACTGTGGTAATTTATATACtggtaaaatttataaattatgtaatagAAATAGGAGATGAAATAGAAAACTAA